The following DNA comes from Betaproteobacteria bacterium.
GACTTGAAGAAAGTGATCGACAACAATAGCGGCTTGGCCACCTCCGCCTGGGCGGGCGAGACCGGCTGGGATGCCGCCGTGGCCCCGCACCGAAAACTGGCCGTCGATCGCGGCAATCACTTCTACACCTTGCCGGAGGCGGAGTACCAGCGCTGGCTCAAGGCCACGGAAAATGTGGACGACGATTGGGTAAAACAAGTCACCGAAAAGGGCGCCGACGGCAAGCGCCTGCTTACCGAGGCGCGCGCCCTCATCAAGCAATACGAGAAATAGCACTCGTGCGAAGCCCGCATCCTCCTTATCTGTACCCGGATTACAAGAGCACGGTTGCGCGCGCGCCCGCGCATGCACTCATTACGCTCGAAGATGACACGCCGCCGGTACCGGCTTATACATCGTCGATACTCGTGGCAAATGACGCGGACCTCACCAAGCAATCGAGCGGTGCCCCGTTGGGCGAACGCATCGTCGTGTCGGGACGGGTCCTGGACGTCGGTGGCAAACCCGTGAGACGTTCCTTGGTCGAACTCTGGCAATGCAACGCGGCGGGCCGCTATGCGCATCCGAAGGACCAACACGACGCCCCCTTGGATCCGCACTTCGGCGGGTGCGGCAAAACGCTCACCGACGATAAAGGCTGGTACCGCTTCGTCACCATCAAGCCGGGTGCCTATCCCTGGGGAAATCATTCGAACGCTTGGCGCCCCGCGCACATTCATTTCTCGCTCTTCGGTAACGCCTACGCCCAGCGCTTGATCACCCAGATGTATTTTCCCGGCGACCCGCTGCTGGCCGTCGATCCCATTTACCATAGTGTGCCGGAGTTCGCCCGTGCGCGGCTGATTTCCGCGTTCGATTTGAGTCTGACCGTTGAAGGCATCGCGCTGGGATACCGCTTTGACATAGTGCTGGGCGGCCGGGACGAAACACCGAAGGGGATCTAGAGTGCGAGCCTCGAATCACACCT
Coding sequences within:
- the pcaH gene encoding protocatechuate 3,4-dioxygenase subunit beta, with protein sequence MREIALVRSPHPPYLYPDYKSTVARAPAHALITLEDDTPPVPAYTSSILVANDADLTKQSSGAPLGERIVVSGRVLDVGGKPVRRSLVELWQCNAAGRYAHPKDQHDAPLDPHFGGCGKTLTDDKGWYRFVTIKPGAYPWGNHSNAWRPAHIHFSLFGNAYAQRLITQMYFPGDPLLAVDPIYHSVPEFARARLISAFDLSLTVEGIALGYRFDIVLGGRDETPKGI